A region of the Candidatus Methylomirabilis oxygeniifera genome:
TGGCGGTTGCCGAGTGGACAGTGCTGTCGACGCTTGTGCTCCTGCTCCGCCTCGGCATTGCCTTCTATGCGCGCACGCATGGACCGTTGCGATCCTGGCTGGCCGACGATACCGGGCGTGCCGGCAACGGCTCGCTCGCCGTACGGCTGTTTGTCCATCAAGTTCCCACTCCGTAAGTCGGGAGTGGCAGAGGACGATTTCACGCTATGTTGCAAGGTATGATGCCAGCGCACGGGAAGAGTGACGCGAGTCGTGCATCCGGTGCGTGCCTGCCGTTGGACAAACACGGCACGAGGCGGGTCGGCGTGCTGATCAACCCGGAGAGCGGGACGAATCGAGAGGGTCTTCAGGCCCTCCTACACGTCCTGGACCAGTATAAGCCGGTGATCCACCGGTATGTCGTCGGCCCGGCAAGTGTAGCCGGCGCTCTTGCGGCAATGGCTGCCCAGCGAGTGGATGTCGTGGCTGTCTGCGGTGGGGATGGAACCGTCCAGGCTGTGTTGACTGCCCTGTTACACAACGGACCCTTTGCCGCATTGCCGTCCCTGGCGCTCATTGCAGGAGGGACCTCGAATATGACCGCTGCCGATGTCGGCGTAGTCGGCAAGCCGGCGCGGGCATTGCGGCGCCTGTTGGCATGGTCTGAGGGAAGGGGCCCGACGGGTCAGGTTGTGCGACGGGCGATCCTGCGAGTGGATGGCGGGGCGGACCGCGCGCCGCAGTTTGGGATGTTTTTCAGCGCGGCCGGCATCGTCGACGTCACCCGCGCCCGATGGGCGACCCGTCGGCGGGCCAGATCGAAACCGATGCGCGGCGCCTTGGGGACGGCTGTTACGGTCAGCCGGTATCTGCTGGGTCTTGCGCTTGGACGTCGAGTTGTCGAACCGACTCCGATCTCGGTCCGCTTAGACGGTCGGTCACACAGTGCGAATAACTACCTCGCGCTGTTCATCACGACCTTGGAACGGTTAAATCCCGGGATACGACCATACTGGGGCGAGGGACATGGTCCGCTCAGGTATACGGCGGTGGCCTATCAACCGCGGAACCTGCTGCTGGCTGCGCCTTCGCTTATCCGTGGCAGACGCAGCCGATACCTGACGCCGGAGTCCGGGTATGCGAGCGGGAATATCCATGAAGCCGTGTTGCAACTTCAGACGGAATGCGCGCTTGACGGAGAACTACTCGGGAGCGCGACGCCGCGCCCACTCGCGGTAACTTGCGGAGGGGAGGTTAACTTTGTACGATTATGAAAAAAAAGCGGCGGTTGTCGCTCAGCAAGAGACTCCGGATTTTTCCCGCCGGGAGATCAAGAAGCTCGTTCACGATCTATTCACGCCCAAGCCGCTACTCTATTGGACCGATTTCCTGGTTACGGTGTCCATCGGGTACGGTTTTGCCGCAATCTACCTGACGGCGCCGGCCTTCTCGCTGCTTCAGATTGCCGCAATGTTGTTGTCCGGACTGGCGTTGTTTCGGGTCGGCATCTTCATTCATGAGCTTGTCCACAGGGAGGAACCCTCCATGATAGGATTTCATATCGCCTGGAATCTTCTTGTCGGGATGCCCCTGCTCATGCATTCATTTCTGTACAGGAATCACCTCGACCATCATCACCCACGCAAGTTCGGAACGCCCGCCGATGGTGAGTATCTACCCCTGGGCTCGGCTCCCCTTCGAGAAACTGCGTTGTATTTCGCACAAGTCCCGGTCCTGCCGATCATGGCCGCCTTCCGCTTTCTGATCCTCGTGCCGTTGTCGTTCCTGAATCCCCGTTGGCGAAGGTGGCTCCTCGAGTGTCGGTCATCCTATGCGATCGATCCCTACTATAGGCGCACCATCCCATCAACGGAACGTCTGGATCTCTGGGCTGCGCTTGACCTGCTCGGCTTTGTCTGGGTGGTCGGTGCTCTTACCTTGATTCTCAGCGGTGTGATCGCATGGACGACGATCGGGCTCTTGTATTGCCTGGCCATCTGGACGATCGGCCTGAACTGGATTCGTACTCTTGCTGCGCACCGGTTTATGAATGAGGGCGGCAACATGACGTATGAGGAGCAGGTTGAAGACTCCCTCACCATCGGGGGGCATTCCCTCCTGTCGTATCTCCTGTTTCCGATCGGTTTGCGGTACCACACCATTCATCACCTGTTCCCGCTGATGCCCTATCATGCGATGGGCGAGGCGCATCGCCGCCTGATGAATGGGCTTCCCGAAGACTCGGTGTACAGAAAGACGATCGTCCCCGGTTTGGTGGCTGTGCTCCGAGATCTCCTGCGTCACGCCAGTCTGGCAGGAAAGGCCGGCCGCAATCCGATGCAGGTGTGGCGCCATCCGGAAACGGCGACGTATGCGCGATAAACCGGCGGCGTGGACGCGGCTCACCTCTTTCATCGAACAGTATAGCGCGAGACCTGTGACGCCGGGGATTCGTGCGCTGGCCGACGCGCTTCTAAAGCAGTACGGCAACGGCGCTGCCGCAATACTCGCATACGGTTCCTGCTTTCGCAACCGGACGGATGAGGGGCTTGTCGACCTGTGCGTGCTGGTCGACAGCTACCGGTCTCTCCCTGGAGCCGTATGGCAGCACTGGCTCTACCGGGTCCTACCTCCCACGGTATTTTATCTGGAGATCCCGCACAACGGCCGCCGGCTTCGGGCAAAATATATCGTGATCTCACGCGAAGATTTCGAGCGAGGCGTCTCGCCGCGCTGTTTCTATTCGTATCTCTGGGGTAGGTTCGCACAACCTGCGGGGGTACTGTATGCCAGAGACGAGCGAAACGCCCATCGGGTCTACAAGGCATTAGCCCAGGCCGTCGTCACATTTGTGGGTCGTGTCGTGCCGATTCTGCCGTCTATGTTCGATGCCCGCGATCTGTGGCAACAGGGGCTGCGCCTGAGCTATGGCACTGAATTGAGACCTGAGCGGACGGACGCCGTCGCGCGGCTGGTTGACCACTCTTTTGATTACTATGAGCAGATCAGTCGCATCGGAATGGAGTGCGTGCAGTTCGATGTGCGACCGATCGACGAGGCTCGGACAACCAGATACCGTGCGGCAATCCCGGACTCGATCCGTTTCATTGCCGACCTTGCATGGCGCATTCGGAAAGTACACGGAAAAATACTGAACGTCCTGCGTCTGCTGAAAGGACTATTCACGTTCAAGAGCGGCAGGGACTATATCCTGTGGAAGATCGAACGACATTCCGGCATGAAAGTAGAAGTGCCGCCGTTCTACGAGCGTTACCCATGGTTCGCAACGGCGTTGATCCTCGGAAGGCTCTATCGGCGCGGGGCGTTCCGTTAGGGGACGATCGGTCAGCCATGAATCGCGTACCGGCTATCTTATCCAGCCTTTTGCTCGCGTACCTGCTCTTACTGCCATGGAATGTGCAAGCCCTGATCGAAGCAACCGAGGGGGCATGCACCCGCACTTCCGCCGCCATCGATGTTCGAGTACAGGGGGTGAGGAGCGATCGCGGCAACATTATGTTCGTCCTGTACGGCGACAATCCAGACGATTTTCTGGTAAAAGGGAAGAGGATCTTTAAGCAACAGTTTGCCGCGAAGCGCGGAACCGTGGCGTTCTGCGTGATCGTCCAAAAGGCGGGCGCCTATGCCGCCAGTGTGTACCACGATGAAAACGGCAACAAGAAATTTGATAGGAACTGGATCGGAATACCCGCCGAGGGCGCCGGTTTCTCGAATAATCCCACGCTGCTGTTAGGCCCACCCAGCCATGCGCAAGCGGCGTTTCAGGTCTCGAACGGCCCCAAGCGCGTGGAGATCCAGCTCAATTATTCCATCGTATCCGGACGACAAAGCCCTAATCTGCCATAGTCAAGGACCGGTCGCTTTCGAAGTTGAAGATTGCCCCATATTCCAAAGTAGATTATCAACATGCACCAAAAGTATATGAATGGCGGCGCAGGAGCTCCGGTACATGTTGGAGAGGTTCAGTCCTCTGGCCGGAGGAATGAAGGTGTTACCGAAAGGTCATCTGCTTGCCGTTATCTCGATATGGGCGGGTAGGTATTAGGTTCCCCCGCGTACACTCCTTATTTCCGGGGAGAGGCGCACCCCGGCTGGCGAACGAGACGACTGCGCCCCACTATGGCTCGCGGGCCGCACGGCCCGCCTTTTTACGGAGGCTCCATAATGTTGCAACAATGGGTGAGACTCGCTCTACTCCTCGCTTTGGTTGTGATGCTCCCACTTCTCGATCCGAATCCTGCACTTGCCGGTCAGGAGATCACGGCCGCAGTCGCCTATGCGGGGAGCCCATCCTTTGCGGATACCATGGCAAATTCCCGAACTACTTTCGCCTCCAGCGACGGCATCAGCTTTGCGGCATTCATCGATACCGATGGCCTGTCTTGGTCCTCAGTAACCATACAGGCGTATATCTTCGACCAACTGGGTAAACTGCGACATGTGGAAACCACCTCGTTTAGCAACTCGTTTAGTGGAGGGCTCTGGCGTTTGGGAGTGACCGTGGGCGCTGGAATACTTCCGACCGGACAGTATCGGTGGCTGGTGGCCGTGATCGGGAATGACGGGACCACCTTTGCCTCGACGCTTCAACCTCTCGTAATTCAGTAGCGGGGAGCGTAGTTGGGCTAATGAGGGTACAACAACACGAGCTGCCGGCAATGCTCGCGCATGTACATCGTCACATGGCCCTTGTGGAGTAAGAGTTCGTTCCTCACCGCGGGCCAATCGTATCCTGGAGGCGACAATACGACGCGACTCAGTAGTACCCGGTTCATTTTAAGTACAACTTACGCAGAGTTTTTATTGATGGGGATTTCCGAGCATGTCAAGGTGTAAACCATTTCGAGCTACGTCAGAAAACTGTATCCTTATAACACAAGAAGTTACAAACCTCGAAATGCTGATGTTACATTTAACCGGACACTACTGGACGCGGCTATTTAATGAATATCGCGAAGATCGCTCCGATAATGAGGAGAGCGATCAATGCCACGAACGGAAGAAGCAGCAGTGGGTAATCTCGAAGCTTGAGGCGCATACGATCTCCGAAGCTAAATATTTAAGTGCTGTAGGCTGGGATGAGTGATGCGAATCCCGGCAGTTGGCTTACTTCCATCGATACGCCGCAACGTCCGGTGATACCGCCAAGGTCATTGAGCCAAGTTTCTCGTCTCAACCCAGACCTACTTGGCCTATTTGCTTACTACCACCCGGTACGGCGGTCCAGGGTGCGGTACTGGATGGCCTCGGCCAGATGGTCGGTCCGGATCGTCTCGTGACCTTCGAGGTCGGCAATAGTACGAGCCACCTTGAGGATCCGATCGTGTGCCCGCGCGGACAGCCCGAGCCGCTCGATGGCGGTTTCCAGGAGCGCCTGTCCATCGGGTCCGATCTGACAGTGCCGCCGAAGCTGCTTCACGCCCAT
Encoded here:
- a CDS encoding exported protein of unknown function (Evidence 5 : No homology to any previously reported sequences); the protein is MLQQWVRLALLLALVVMLPLLDPNPALAGQEITAAVAYAGSPSFADTMANSRTTFASSDGISFAAFIDTDGLSWSSVTIQAYIFDQLGKLRHVETTSFSNSFSGGLWRLGVTVGAGILPTGQYRWLVAVIGNDGTTFASTLQPLVIQ
- a CDS encoding putative DAG-kinase catalytic domain (Presumed) (Evidence 3 : Function proposed based on presence of conserved amino acid motif, structural feature or limited homology), encoding MLQGMMPAHGKSDASRASGACLPLDKHGTRRVGVLINPESGTNREGLQALLHVLDQYKPVIHRYVVGPASVAGALAAMAAQRVDVVAVCGGDGTVQAVLTALLHNGPFAALPSLALIAGGTSNMTAADVGVVGKPARALRRLLAWSEGRGPTGQVVRRAILRVDGGADRAPQFGMFFSAAGIVDVTRARWATRRRARSKPMRGALGTAVTVSRYLLGLALGRRVVEPTPISVRLDGRSHSANNYLALFITTLERLNPGIRPYWGEGHGPLRYTAVAYQPRNLLLAAPSLIRGRRSRYLTPESGYASGNIHEAVLQLQTECALDGELLGSATPRPLAVTCGGEVNFVRL
- a CDS encoding Fatty acid desaturase encodes the protein MYDYEKKAAVVAQQETPDFSRREIKKLVHDLFTPKPLLYWTDFLVTVSIGYGFAAIYLTAPAFSLLQIAAMLLSGLALFRVGIFIHELVHREEPSMIGFHIAWNLLVGMPLLMHSFLYRNHLDHHHPRKFGTPADGEYLPLGSAPLRETALYFAQVPVLPIMAAFRFLILVPLSFLNPRWRRWLLECRSSYAIDPYYRRTIPSTERLDLWAALDLLGFVWVVGALTLILSGVIAWTTIGLLYCLAIWTIGLNWIRTLAAHRFMNEGGNMTYEEQVEDSLTIGGHSLLSYLLFPIGLRYHTIHHLFPLMPYHAMGEAHRRLMNGLPEDSVYRKTIVPGLVAVLRDLLRHASLAGKAGRNPMQVWRHPETATYAR
- a CDS encoding protein of unknown function (Evidence 5 : No homology to any previously reported sequences), whose protein sequence is MSRCKPFRATSENCILITQEVTNLEMLMLHLTGHYWTRLFNEYREDRSDNEESDQCHERKKQQWVISKLEAHTISEAKYLSAVGWDE
- a CDS encoding conserved protein of unknown function (Evidence 4 : Homologs of previously reported genes of unknown function), which produces MRDKPAAWTRLTSFIEQYSARPVTPGIRALADALLKQYGNGAAAILAYGSCFRNRTDEGLVDLCVLVDSYRSLPGAVWQHWLYRVLPPTVFYLEIPHNGRRLRAKYIVISREDFERGVSPRCFYSYLWGRFAQPAGVLYARDERNAHRVYKALAQAVVTFVGRVVPILPSMFDARDLWQQGLRLSYGTELRPERTDAVARLVDHSFDYYEQISRIGMECVQFDVRPIDEARTTRYRAAIPDSIRFIADLAWRIRKVHGKILNVLRLLKGLFTFKSGRDYILWKIERHSGMKVEVPPFYERYPWFATALILGRLYRRGAFR
- a CDS encoding protein of unknown function (Evidence 5 : No homology to any previously reported sequences); this translates as MYIVTWPLWSKSSFLTAGQSYPGGDNTTRLSSTRFILSTTYAEFLLMGISEHVKV
- a CDS encoding conserved exported protein of unknown function (Evidence 4 : Homologs of previously reported genes of unknown function), whose translation is MNRVPAILSSLLLAYLLLLPWNVQALIEATEGACTRTSAAIDVRVQGVRSDRGNIMFVLYGDNPDDFLVKGKRIFKQQFAAKRGTVAFCVIVQKAGAYAASVYHDENGNKKFDRNWIGIPAEGAGFSNNPTLLLGPPSHAQAAFQVSNGPKRVEIQLNYSIVSGRQSPNLP